The Amycolatopsis sp. QT-25 genomic sequence ACGGGCCGGGCTGACGAGGAGCTCGCGAGAGCGGTCGTGAACGCCACCGAAGCGGCCGCTGCCGCACCCGAGCGCAGGGCCGTTCTCTCGTCGAAGTGACCGAACGCGGGCATGACGGCGCCTCCCCAGTGTTCGAACGACGGCGACCAGGGGCGGCGGGTGGTGAGGCCTCGTGTGCGGCAAGGACGGTTCTCTCGATCACCGTCCTCACCACACCCGGGTTTCTAGCGCTTTCCGTCGGTCCTGCGGGGCAGGCCCCACGGGTTGTCCTCCTGCACCGGTTCCGGCAGCAGCGCGTCGGGGAAGCCCTGCCAGGCGATCGGTCGCAGGAAGCGTTCGATCGCGGCGGTGCCGACCGAGGTACTGGCCGGCGCGGTGGTCGCCGGGTAGGGACCGCCGTGTTCCTGTGCCCAGGTGACCGTGACGCCGGTCGGCCAGTCGTTCCACAGCAGGCGGCCGGCGACCCGGGTCAGCGACGGGAGAACCGGGCGAATCCAGTCCACATCGGACTCTTCACCCTGGATGGTCGCGGTGAGCCCCGGTTCCATCACCCCCAGCAGGCTGATCAGTTCCGCTCGGTCGGCGTAGGTGACGATCAGCGACGCGGGGCCGAAGCACTCCTCGCGGACGGTGTCGGCGTCGGACAGGAAAGCCTCGGCCGTGGTGGCGAGCAGCGTCGCGCCGTGCGAAATCCCCTCGGTGCCACCGGATTCCGACAGCACCTCGACCCCGTCGACCTCACTCAGTTTCGCCAGTCCTTCGGCGAATCCGGCGGCGATGCGCTCGTTGAGCATCGGCTGCGCCGGAATCGCCGAGACGGCCTCGCGCAACGTGTCTTCGAGGCCGTGGCCCTCGGGCAGGAACAGCAGCCCCGGTTTGGTGCAGAACTGACCGGCACCGAGGGTGAAGGAGCCCGCGTAGCCCTTGGCGATCGCCTCGCCGCGCGCGTCGATCGCGGCCTGCGTGACGACGACCGGGTTGACGCTGCCGAGTTCGCCGTAGAACGGGATCGGTGACGGCCGCGAGGTCGCGATGTCGAACAACGCGCGCCCACCCGGCACCGATCCGGTGAACGACGCCGCCTGGATCCGCGGATCCTTCAACGCCGTGACGCCGTTCTGCTGGCCGTGGACGACCGCGAAGATCCCTTCCGGCGCACCGGCCTCGACCAGTGCGTCACGCAGGATCTCGCCGGTGCGCGCGGACAACTCCGGGTGACCGGAGTGCGCCTTGAGCACGACCGGGCAGCCGGCGGCCAGCGCCGACGCGGTGTCACCGCCCGCGACACTGAACGCGAACGGGAAGTTGCTGGCGGCGAACACCAGCACCGGGCCGATCGGGGTGAGCAACCGGCGGATGTCCGGCCGCGGCCCCATCGGCCAAGCGGCGTCCGCGTGGTCGACGGTGGCGCCGAGGAACGAGCCGTCGGCCAGCACCTCGCCGAACAGGCGTAGCTGGAACGTCGTGCGCTTCAGTTCCCCCTGCAGGCGCGGTGCGGCCGGGAGGTGGGTCTCCCGGTTGGCCAGCGCGATCAGTTCGTCGGCGGCCGCGTCGAGGGCGTCCGCCGCCGCTTCGAGCCATCCGGCACGCTGGGCTGGGGTCGCGGCCGCCGCCGTGCCTGCCGCGTCGGCGGCGGCCGCGAGGATCTGGTCGAGCGTGGCGGGATCCGTTGCCTGGCTCATGATTTCCTGCTTCTCCTAGAGTTCGTGTGCCGCGCTGACGGCGGCGATGAGATCCGCCCAGCGCCCCGGGCCGGCGAGGCCGAGGTGGTACAGATGCAGTTCGGTGGCGCCCGCCTTGCCGAGTTCGCGGGTGTAGGCCTCGATGTCGGGCACCGGGCTCGCCGCCACCGCGGTGACGTAGCTGCCGACGGCGACCTTCTCCGGCAGTTTCGCCCGTGCCGTCGCGACCGCGCCCACGCTGGGGCGGCCGGGTACCCAGTTCTGCAGCACCACCGCGTCGACGTCGTCCGGGGCCGACGGGGTCAGCCCCGGCAGCGCGCCGGTGACCCACGGGTCCATCGCGCCGTGCAGCACGATCCGGGGCCCGGGCGGGATCTTCGCTAGCACCTCCCGCCGGAGCGCGTCGGTCGCCTTCTGCCGCGTGTCGAGCAGGACCTGCCGCAGCGTGGGCAGGATCTTGTCCTCTCCGGTGCGGAGGTCGCCGCTGTCGATCAGCCGCCGGACCTCGGCCCGCAGCTTGCCCAGCGCCTTCACCGGGTCCTGCCCGGCCGCGGCCCAGGTGTCGAGACAGTCGTCACAGCAGCAGATCGACAGCAGCCGGGCCACCGCGGGCGACCAGACGCCGTCGGTCTTCTCGTGCTGGTGCTGGTGTACGGCGCCGAGGGGGCCGCACGCCTCGAGGACGACCGTGGCGAAATCGAGTCCGGCGAGGCTCTCCGCGGTCACGTTCGCGGCGTACTCGCGGACGGCGGGCTGGCCGGGGCACAGCGCCCACGGGTACCGCTCGCCGAAGCAGTTGCGCACGGTGAAATCCGGGAACTCCGTGCCCAGCCGCGAATTGTGGGTCAGCACGAGCCACGCCGCGACCGGAACACCCGCCTCGTTCAGCGTCCGGACGGCGTCACCCGCGCTGTCGCGGCTTTCGACCCAGTCCGGTTCGGCGGGCTTCAGCTCACCCCAGGCCTCCTCGCGCACCGGCCGGTACAGCGCCGCGTGGCGCGCGACGACCGAGGTGCGCTCGGGAGCCCAGGGCGTCGCCGCACGGGCGCTGTGGTACGAAACGGCGACGGCGACCTCGTCGACGCCGAGTTCCCGTACGCGCTCGACGAAGCCGGGATCGTCGACGACGTCCCAGGGGTAGGCGTATCCGGTGACCTTCACCCTGTCACCACCGTGCCGTGTTCGGCTCGAAGTTGCCGACGAACTTCCGCATGTAGGTCACGTCATCCCGTTTGGTCTGTCCACTTCGGACATAGTCTTCATGGGCCCGCGCCAGCGCGTCGGGGTCGAGTTTTACCCCGAGCCCGGGCTTGTCGGGCACCGCGACCGCACCGTCGGCGAACTCCAGCGCACCCGGGGCGATGACGTCGGCCGTCTTCCACGGCCAGTGGGTGTCGCAGGCGTAGGTCAGGTGCGGCGTCGCCGCGGCCACGTGCACCATAGCGGCCAGACTGATCCCGAGATGACTGTTCGAGTGCATGGAAAGTCCCACGTCGAAACATTCCGCCGTGGTGGACAGCGCCTGAGTGTCCCGAAGGCCACCCCAGTAATGATGGTCCGAAAGTATTACGCCGACCGCTCGCTGCCGGAACGCGGGCTCGATGTCCGCGAAGCGCACGACGCACATGTTCGTGGCCAGCGGCATGTTCGCCTGCTCGGCCACCCGAGCCATGCCCTCGATGCCCGGTGTCGGGTCTTCGAGGTACTCCAGGACACCGTCGAGCTCTTCGGCGACCCGGATGCCCGTTTCGGCGGTCCACGCCGCGTTCGGGTCGATGCGGAGCGGGTGGTCCGGGAACGCCTCGGCGAGCGCGCGGATCCCGGCCATCTCCTGGTCGGGGTCGAAGGCACCGCCCTTGAGCTTGATGGAGCCGAACCCGTACTCCGCCACCATGCGGCGTGCCTCGCCGACGAGCGCCTCCGGCGTGGTCACCTCGCCCCACGAGTCCTCCTCGGCGCCGAGGTGGGCGCCGAACTTGTAGAACAGG encodes the following:
- a CDS encoding aldehyde dehydrogenase (NADP(+)), coding for MSQATDPATLDQILAAAADAAGTAAAATPAQRAGWLEAAADALDAAADELIALANRETHLPAAPRLQGELKRTTFQLRLFGEVLADGSFLGATVDHADAAWPMGPRPDIRRLLTPIGPVLVFAASNFPFAFSVAGGDTASALAAGCPVVLKAHSGHPELSARTGEILRDALVEAGAPEGIFAVVHGQQNGVTALKDPRIQAASFTGSVPGGRALFDIATSRPSPIPFYGELGSVNPVVVTQAAIDARGEAIAKGYAGSFTLGAGQFCTKPGLLFLPEGHGLEDTLREAVSAIPAQPMLNERIAAGFAEGLAKLSEVDGVEVLSESGGTEGISHGATLLATTAEAFLSDADTVREECFGPASLIVTYADRAELISLLGVMEPGLTATIQGEESDVDWIRPVLPSLTRVAGRLLWNDWPTGVTVTWAQEHGGPYPATTAPASTSVGTAAIERFLRPIAWQGFPDALLPEPVQEDNPWGLPRRTDGKR
- a CDS encoding enolase C-terminal domain-like protein — translated: MKVLDVVLTPVAFADPPLLNVMGVHEPFALRGVVQLICEDGVVGLGESYGDFTFLEQVRKVLPELKGQDVFDLPGLRRKVATTLGEVVFADAHGLTGGFSVSKTVASVYSLFEVAALDAQGHYLGRPVVDLLGGKARDAVDFSAYLFYKFGAHLGAEEDSWGEVTTPEALVGEARRMVAEYGFGSIKLKGGAFDPDQEMAGIRALAEAFPDHPLRIDPNAAWTAETGIRVAEELDGVLEYLEDPTPGIEGMARVAEQANMPLATNMCVVRFADIEPAFRQRAVGVILSDHHYWGGLRDTQALSTTAECFDVGLSMHSNSHLGISLAAMVHVAAATPHLTYACDTHWPWKTADVIAPGALEFADGAVAVPDKPGLGVKLDPDALARAHEDYVRSGQTKRDDVTYMRKFVGNFEPNTARW